One window of Papaver somniferum cultivar HN1 chromosome 9, ASM357369v1, whole genome shotgun sequence genomic DNA carries:
- the LOC113311092 gene encoding dirigent protein 22-like: MAECSFKSSLSLITLFVFVVFYISNIVAVDGKSQTFGRVLNPIRLGLKQEKLSHFRVYWHDIVGGANPTAIQVARAPSTKNSKTGFGAVVMIDDPLTEGPELSSKLMGRAQGLYAMAGVNEVAALMNMNFAFMVGKYNGSTISIMGRNKVLTEVREMSIVGGSGLFRFARGYVQAHTKKLDFKTGDATVEYNIYVYHY, from the coding sequence ATGGCTGAGTGTAGTTTCAAAagttctctctcacttataactcTCTTCGTCTTTGTAGTCTTTTACATCAGCAATATTGTTGCAGTTGATGGAAAGTCGCAAACTTTTGGTAGAGTTCTGAATCCAATCAGATTAGGACTTAAACAGGAGAAACTCAGTCATTTTCGTGTTTATTGGCACGATATTGTTGGTGGCGCAAATCCTACAGCAATTCAAGTTGCAAGGGCACCTTCAACAAAGAATTCAAAAACTGGGTTTGGAGCTGTGGTAATGATTGATGATCCCTTGACAGAAGGACCAGAATTGAGTTCGAAACTAATGGGACGAGCTCAGGGATTATATGCAATGGCTGGAGTTAATGAAGTGGCTGCGCTTATGAATATGAACTTTGCTTTCATGGTTGGGAAGTACAATGGAAGTACCATAAGTATTATGGGAAGAAACAAAGTACTGACTGAAGTTAGAGAAATGTCCATTGTTGGTGGTAGTGGACTATTCCGGTTTGCTCGTGGTTATGTTCAAGCTCACACTAAGAAATTGGATTTTAAAACTGGCGATGCTACTGTTGAATACAACATTTATGTCTATCATTACTGA
- the LOC113313292 gene encoding dirigent protein 22-like, with protein sequence MAGIPTTLSLIFLSIFIFYINSILPAVGSSNATSERPLSPTEMALKKEKLSHFRIYWHDVASGPNPTAVRIAQAPSTNKSATLFGAMVMIDDPLTEGPKLSSKLVGRAQGFYASAALNDVAYIVAMNFAFSTGKYNGSSISIFGRNPVLSDVREMPIIGGSGVFRFARGYVQFHTVNYNIKTGDATNEYNIYVFHY encoded by the coding sequence ATGGCCGGAATTCCCACTACTCTCTCTCTCATCTTTCTCTCAATCTTCATCTTCTATATAAACAGTATCCTCCCAGCAGTCGGTAGCTCAAATGCCACCTCCGAGAGACCTCTCAGTCCCACAGAAATGGcacttaaaaaagaaaaactaagtcACTTTCGCATATATTGGCACGACGTTGCCTCAGGTCCTAATCCCACTGCCGTTCGAATAGCTCAAGCACCATCAACGAACAAATCCGCAACATTATTTGGTGCCATGGTTATGATCGATGATCCATTAACTGAGGGTCCCAAATTGAGCTCAAAACTGGTCGGTCGAGCACAAGGATTTTATGCATCTGCAGCACTAAACGATGTAGCATATATAGTCGCGATGAATTTTGCTTTTAGTACCGGAAAATATAATGGAAGTTCGATAAGTATATTCGGACGTAACCCTGTGTTGTCGGATGTAAGAGAGATGCCAATTATTGGTGGCAGCGGAGTTTTCCGATTTGCTAGAGGATATGTTCAGTTTCATACTGTGAACTATAATATCAAAACTGGTGATGCTACTAACGAGTATAACATCTATGTCTttcattattaa